The proteins below come from a single Ictidomys tridecemlineatus isolate mIctTri1 chromosome 8, mIctTri1.hap1, whole genome shotgun sequence genomic window:
- the Zbtb24 gene encoding zinc finger and BTB domain-containing protein 24 isoform X4, giving the protein MAETSPQPSEQLVVHSDTHSDTVLASFEDQRKKGFLCDITLIVENVHFRAHKALLAASSEYFSMMFAEEGEIGQSIYMLEGMVADTFGILLEFIYTGYLHASEKSTEQILATAQFLKVYDLIKAYTDFQNNHNSPKPTTLNRAGTPVVVISNKKNDPPKRKRGRPRKVNSLQEGKSEQAAEEEIQLRVNNSVQNRQNFVVKEGDNGVLNEQIPVKEKEGSDPACEPGRMEEIPTEKDENCDPKTQDGQDHQSRCSKRRIRRSVKLKDYKLVGDEDDQALAKRIYGRRKRPSGPEARCKDCGKVFKYNHFLAIHQRSHTGERPFKCNECGKGFAQKHSLQVHTRMHTGERPYTCTVCSKALTTKHSLLEHMSLHSGQKSFTCDQCGKYFSQKRQLKSHYRVHTGKCFNTNH; this is encoded by the exons ATGGCAGAAACATCACCACAGCCTTCTGAACAGCTTGTTGTTCACTCAGATACTCACAGTGACACTGTCCTGGCCAGTTTTGAGGATCAGAGAAAGAAAGGCTTTCTCTGTGACATTACTTTAATCGTGGAGAATGTGCATTTCCGGGCCCACAAAGCCTTACTTGCTGCTAGTAGCGAATATTTCTCAATGATGTTTGCAGAGGAGGGGGAGATTGGCCAGTCCATTTATATGCTGGAAGGCATGGTTGCAGACACCTTTGGCATCCTGCTAGAATTTATCTACACAGGTTATCTTCATGCTAGTGAGAAAAGTACAGAACAAATCCTGGCTACTGCTCAGTTCTTAAAAGTCTACGACTTGATAAAGGCTTATACAGACTTCCAGAATAATCATAACTCCCCAAAGCCAACAACTTTGAACAGAGCTGGTACTCCAGTCGTTGTTATttctaataagaaaaatgatCCTCCAAAACGGAAACGGGGAAGACCAAGAAAAGTCAATAGTTTGCAGGAGGGGAAATCAGAACAGGCTGCAGAGGAGGAAATCCAGCTAAGAGTGAACAATTCCGTTCAGAATAGACAAAACTTTGTGGTTAAAGAAGGAGACAATGGTGTACTGAATGAACAGATTCcagtaaaagaaaaggaaggatctGACCCTGCTTGTGAACCAGGTAGAATGGAGGAGATACCCACTGAAAAAGATGAGAACTGTGATCCCAAGACCCAGGATGGGCAGGACCACCAGAGTAGATGCAGCAAGCGGAGGATTCGGAGGTCTGTCAAACTTAAAGATTATAAACTTGTTGGGGATGAAGACGACCAGGCTTTAGCCAAGAGGATATATGGAAGGAGAAAGCGCCCTAGTGGTCCTGAGGCCCGCTGTAAAGACTGTGGCAAAGTCTTTAAATACAATCACTTTTTAGCAATCCATCAGAGGAGCCACACAG GGGAGCGACCCTTCAAATGTAATGAGTGTGGAAAAGGCTTTGCCCAGAAGCACTCTTTGCAGGTCCACACCAGGATGCACACAGGCGAGCGGCCATACACCTGCACCGTGTGCAGCAAGGCTCTGACCACCAAGCACTCACTGCTGGAGCACATGAGCCTGCACTCAG GACAGAAGTCTTTCACCTGTGATCAGTGTGGAAAGTATTTCAGCCAGAAAAGACAACTAAAGAGTCATTACCGAGTTCATACAG GGAAGTGCTTTAACACAAATCACTGA
- the Zbtb24 gene encoding zinc finger and BTB domain-containing protein 24 isoform X3 — translation MAETSPQPSEQLVVHSDTHSDTVLASFEDQRKKGFLCDITLIVENVHFRAHKALLAASSEYFSMMFAEEGEIGQSIYMLEGMVADTFGILLEFIYTGYLHASEKSTEQILATAQFLKVYDLIKAYTDFQNNHNSPKPTTLNRAGTPVVVISNKKNDPPKRKRGRPRKVNSLQEGKSEQAAEEEIQLRVNNSVQNRQNFVVKEGDNGVLNEQIPVKEKEGSDPACEPGRMEEIPTEKDENCDPKTQDGQDHQSRCSKRRIRRSVKLKDYKLVGDEDDQALAKRIYGRRKRPSGPEARCKDCGKVFKYNHFLAIHQRSHTGERPFKCNECGKGFAQKHSLQVHTRMHTGERPYTCTVCSKALTTKHSLLEHMSLHSGQKSFTCDQCGKYFSQKRQLKSHYRVHTGHSLPECTHCQRKFMDVSQLKKHLRTHTGEKPFTCEICGKSFTAKSSLQTHIRIHR, via the exons ATGGCAGAAACATCACCACAGCCTTCTGAACAGCTTGTTGTTCACTCAGATACTCACAGTGACACTGTCCTGGCCAGTTTTGAGGATCAGAGAAAGAAAGGCTTTCTCTGTGACATTACTTTAATCGTGGAGAATGTGCATTTCCGGGCCCACAAAGCCTTACTTGCTGCTAGTAGCGAATATTTCTCAATGATGTTTGCAGAGGAGGGGGAGATTGGCCAGTCCATTTATATGCTGGAAGGCATGGTTGCAGACACCTTTGGCATCCTGCTAGAATTTATCTACACAGGTTATCTTCATGCTAGTGAGAAAAGTACAGAACAAATCCTGGCTACTGCTCAGTTCTTAAAAGTCTACGACTTGATAAAGGCTTATACAGACTTCCAGAATAATCATAACTCCCCAAAGCCAACAACTTTGAACAGAGCTGGTACTCCAGTCGTTGTTATttctaataagaaaaatgatCCTCCAAAACGGAAACGGGGAAGACCAAGAAAAGTCAATAGTTTGCAGGAGGGGAAATCAGAACAGGCTGCAGAGGAGGAAATCCAGCTAAGAGTGAACAATTCCGTTCAGAATAGACAAAACTTTGTGGTTAAAGAAGGAGACAATGGTGTACTGAATGAACAGATTCcagtaaaagaaaaggaaggatctGACCCTGCTTGTGAACCAGGTAGAATGGAGGAGATACCCACTGAAAAAGATGAGAACTGTGATCCCAAGACCCAGGATGGGCAGGACCACCAGAGTAGATGCAGCAAGCGGAGGATTCGGAGGTCTGTCAAACTTAAAGATTATAAACTTGTTGGGGATGAAGACGACCAGGCTTTAGCCAAGAGGATATATGGAAGGAGAAAGCGCCCTAGTGGTCCTGAGGCCCGCTGTAAAGACTGTGGCAAAGTCTTTAAATACAATCACTTTTTAGCAATCCATCAGAGGAGCCACACAG GGGAGCGACCCTTCAAATGTAATGAGTGTGGAAAAGGCTTTGCCCAGAAGCACTCTTTGCAGGTCCACACCAGGATGCACACAGGCGAGCGGCCATACACCTGCACCGTGTGCAGCAAGGCTCTGACCACCAAGCACTCACTGCTGGAGCACATGAGCCTGCACTCAG GACAGAAGTCTTTCACCTGTGATCAGTGTGGAAAGTATTTCAGCCAGAAAAGACAACTAAAGAGTCATTACCGAGTTCATACAG GCCACTCATTACCGGAATGCACCCACTGTCAACGCAAATTCATGGATGTGTCTCAGCTAAAGAAACATCTACGAACACACACAG